Proteins found in one Quercus robur chromosome 2, dhQueRobu3.1, whole genome shotgun sequence genomic segment:
- the LOC126715330 gene encoding L10-interacting MYB domain-containing protein-like gives MGKKTTSNSEVKKARADWDINPTWTTTFCNICVEQIQAGNRTKGAGFSTKGWVNLVTKFCNETGLNYDKDQLKSRWDVLKGDWRVWERLKNLDTGLGWDAEKGTIAAPDEWWDLKLKELPKAKKFREKGPQNLEQLDIMFRDVAATGVAAWTPSSNSLPPTMPEEGAGDSDGSSEFKDNQCDMSLDIDSLQQGQTSQSRSSGQKRTSVSIPSQKKKKKIGGAAMLDDRMCQLITACQNRSEGTSRESPSSVDNVMTIVRALPGVESSFVVQASYILLKKSRREMFLTFKDPEVQLEWLQGMIYNQKK, from the exons ATGGGTAAAAAGACTACTTCCAACTCTGAGGTAAAAAAGGCTAGAGCAGACTGGGATATTAATCCAACGTGGACAACTACCTTTTGTAACATTTGTGTGGAACAAATTCAAGCCGGGAATAGAACAAAAGGTGCTGGCTTTAGTACCAAAGGTTGGGTCAATTTGGTGACCAAATTTTGTAATGAGACCGGTCTAAACTATGATAAGGACCAATTAAAAAGTAGGTGGGATGTATTGAAAGGTGACTGGAGAGTGTGGGAAAGATTGAAGAATCTTGACACAGGTTTAGGTTGGGATGCAGAGAAGGGAACGATTGCTGCTCCTGATGAATGGTGGGACCTAAAGTTGAAG GAATTACCCAAAGCCAAAAAGTTTCGAGAGAAAGGTCCACAGAATCTAGAACAACTTGATATAATGTTTAGAGATGTTGCAGCAACTGGGGTAGCTGCATGGACCCCTTCTTCAAATTCACTCCCTCCAACAATGCCAGAAGAGGGTGCTGGTGATTCAGATGGTAGCTCCGAATTTAAGGATAACCAATGTGACATGAGTTTAGACATTGATAGTTTGCAGCAAGGACAAACTAGTCAATCACGTAGTTCAGGACAAAAGCGAACTAGTGTATCAATACCCTcacagaagaaaaagaagaagataggagGAGCTGCAATGTTGGACGATCGTATGTGTCAATTAATAACTGCATGTCAAAATAGGTCTGAAGGTACTTCTCGAGAGTCACCAAGTTCAGTTGATAATGTTATGACGATTGTGAGAGCACTTCCTGGAGTGGAAAGTTCGTTCGTGGTTCAAGCTTCCTATATCTTACTAAAAAAGTCACGTAGGGAGATGTTCCTAAC